AACGGGTTTGTGCATGTATTGAATTATCAGTATCACTTTTTCGGATTTGGAACAGGCCAGTTTGTTGAAGATGTAATTGACAAAGGCATTATTTACTGAGTATAAAAAGCGTAAGCGTTTTTCATGATAAAGCAAACGATTAAAAATTTTTCAGTAATGACAAGAAAGAACAGACAAATATTCCTGGGAGCAATGAGTTGTTTTTTGGTAGCTGTACTTTTGGGTTCATGCTCAAAACAGAAGGTTGAGCCCGTAGATATTTATCCCGATCCTCCTGCTGTGTTGGTGAAATTCCTGGAAGGTGGCCCTTATCCTGCAATTGGCAGCGAAGGTTCTGTTGTAAAGTTTAATGTAACAGGTTTAAAAGGCAAGGAAGGACAGTTTAAATTCTTTGTTCATCTTACCGAAGCAGAAATAATATCAGTTGAAGAAAATGCAATTACGGTAAAGGTTCCTTTGGGAGCAAGCACAGGTGCAGCAAACGTACTCATTAACGGACAGTATTATTTTGGTCCTACGTTTACCATTAAAGGAAAGCTTTCAATTGATGCTTCTTTTAATACAGATGCGTATGTTTCAAATGGCGAGATCAATGGCATCTTCCTGCGTTCTGATAATACTTCTTATTTCCTATATGGCCGTTTCAGTAATTACCAGAACAGTGCTACTGCAGCTAACCCCATTACAGGTATGGCAATTGTTGATCTCAACTGTGCTTACAAAGCAGTAGCTGATCAAATGAAGGTAGGTAAAACGGGAGTTTCAGGAAGTTTAACCAGTGTAATTCAGCAGCCAGGTGGTCAGTACCTGCTTGCCGGTTCGTTTGGCAGTTACGATACAACAAATGGTATAAATAATATTACCCGTTTAACATCAGCAGGAGTGTTGGAAACACAAATAGTAGATATTATTAATCCCGATCCTGTTAATTTCCCAAATGATGGAAAGGCAACTGTTCCTTCTTTAAATGGAGGTACTTCAGGAAGTATTACAAAAATGTTTTTCAATTCATCAAACGGTGATATTACAGTAGTTGGAAATTTCTCAAGCCATGTTAGTACGTTTTATGAACGATCAACGAAGACAGGTCCTTTTGTTGATATTGTAAAAGTTCGCCAGTTGATACGCATGAAATCTACCGGTGAATTTGATTCTTCTTTCAACTTCAACTATGCAACCAAGGAAGGTTATGAAGGTGGCAACGGTTTTATTTATGATGCAGTGCAGCTGAACGATGGTAAGATCATTATTGTTGGAAATTTTACAACATATAATGGAACAGCCACAAACTATATCACCCGCATTAATCCAACTAACGGTTTGGTAGATGCCACGTTTAATCCCGGTGGAGTTGGAGCTGATGGACCCATCAATAAGGTGAGGTATAATGCAACCACCAATAAACTTTTGCTTGTTGGTGATTTCAAAAAATATAACGGTCAGGATGCTAACGGTGTTGTTATGATCAATGCTGATGGTTCAGCTGATACAAATTTCCGTTTTGGAAAAGCAACAGGTGGTATCCCAACATTTGCCGCACAATTGAATAATGGAAAAATTATTGTTGCAGGCAGCTTTAGTCATTACAACTACAATTATATCACCACACCAGATAAGTCTATTGTTCGCCCCGGGTTTATGGTACTTGAAAGCAACGGTGCTTTAGCACTTGGCTATAACAATACAGGTTTATTCAGGGGTACCATTAATGATCTTGTACAGATCGTTATTAACGGAACACCGGGTGTAATTCTCGTTGGTGATTTCGACAGGTTCGATGGTAAAACAGTTGCAGATATTGTAAAGCTTCGCATGGAAAACTAACAGGTTACCTAACAAATTAATTGATAAGATTATGATACGATTAAAATATCTAAATGCTTTATTCCTCGTTGCTGCGGCAGGGTTCATTGCAGCAAGCTGTAATAAATCATTTCCGAATCCACTGGAAGCAAATGCAGGCGGTGGAAATTCTACAACAGTCATTAATCCAAAAACATTGGTAATAGTGGTTGATGGCGCAGTAGGTGTACAGGTACAGGTAGCTAACCCTCCGGTACTTAACAGCCTTGTAGATTATTCCATTTTTTCCTGGGATGCATTGAGTGATTATGATAATGTAGATGTTACAAATACATTAGGCTGGTCGAATTTACTTACTGGTGTAAAGGTGAATAAGCATAATGTTACAGGTTCAGATTTCAGCGGCAATCGTTTTGCAGATTATCCTTCTTTGTTTACACGTCTTAAACAACAACGTACCGGAATGCGAACAGCTGCTTTCTTTTCATCAAACAGTATTGCTGCTGAGCTTGCCGTTGACGCAACAAAAAAGGAATCATTCAATGAAGATGACGCTGCGGTTAAAGAAGCAGTAAAAAGTGAATTAACCACACAAAATCCTGACCTGGTATTGGCGCAATTTCATGATGTTGATAAAGCAGGCGCTTCATCATCTTACACAGCTGGTTCAACAACTTATAAAGATGCGATATTAAGAACCGATGCGTACATCGGTGAAATATTAACAACATTGAGAAGCCGTCCTTCATTCAAATCAGAAAACTGGATGGTGATTATAACTTCAAACAAAGGAAGCAATACAGTTTATAATCCATCGGGCTCATGGTCGGCATTTGAAGATACAAGACACAATACGTTTTTCTTTTGTTTTAATCCTAGGTTTAACAGCAAGGCTTTAAATAAACCCGGCGCATTGATACCTTATACAGGAACTGCCCCGCTGTACAACTTTGCTTCTGCTTCAAATACAAGAGCAAAAGTAACAGGCGGCGGAACACTTTACGACTTAGGAACAGGTGCTGAAATGACTGTGCAATGCAAGGTTAAATTTCCAACGAACAGTGTTAACTATCCTGCATTTCTTTCTAAACGGGCATCATTTACCGCTGGTGTTGTTGGCTGGCTGTTATTTAGAGAAGGTAATTACTGGCAAATCAACTTTTCGCAAACAGGTTTTGGTAACCGCCAGGTTCGTGGCTTTGCAGTTGCCGATAATCAATGGCATACATTAACTGTGGTGGTGCGTAAAGAAGGAACTGCACGGAAAGTTTATACATATACCGATGGAGTACCATACCCGTCAGCTGCAAGCCCGGCTTCGATTGATATTACTGATATGGGTAATCTGAACAGTCCGCAGCCATTAACAATAGGCAACCTTACCGGCGATAATAATACAGGCATTCCCGGTTATTTAATAACGGATATCCGATATTATAATGTGGCATTACCTGCCGCTTATATTGCTAATACTTATTGTACAACAAGCATCGAACCATCAACCCAGTATTATAATAATCTTGTTGGTTTCTGGCCCGGTTTCCCCGTTGTAAATGAAAACGGCGTATTTAAACTGCGTGATCTGAGTTCTTTCGGACGTGACTTCACACTCGAATCTTATTCGCCCGGAAGCTTTAATGATCTTACGACGAATGTTTGTCCTCCTGTTAGTGAACCTGTTTACAAAACAGTTCCTAATTCGGTGGATGTGGCGGTACAAATCTATGCATGGTTTGGTATTACTGTTCCTGCTTCATGGGGATTAGATGGTAAAAACTGGATACCTACCTACAGCGATGTAAGTGGAGGTTGATAAAATAAGAACGATTAATGAAACTAGTTACAATAAAAAGAACAAACATGAATTCTGTTATTCTTGTTAAACGCTTATCGGTTTGCCTGTTGTTTCTGTCAATAGCAACAACTGCCTGCAGAAAAAAATATGCATACAATTTTGAGGATGGTACCCCCGGCAATGGTGCAAATGCAGGAAGTATCACCATCGATACCAGTATTAAAAATGTTGATGCCAGTAAATATGCACAGGCGAGAGTATTTCCCGGTTTGGTTTGCGCATCAGAGCCAAGAACCAAGGTGGATCTTACAATGAATTTAAATTATAACAACGTGCAGGATGAGTTGCGCATTTCTGTTCCGCCAAGCCCGCAATTCAGTACAGGGCTTTATGCTGCACCGGGTGAGTTGGTGATCATTGATGTGCCGCAAAACGAATATTCACTCTCTGTACAAATTGGCGCATGGACAGATAATCTTTCTGTTATACAAAATGCTCCACGTGACCCTGTTATTTTTACACGCAGTCAATTAAATCCCGGAAGAAACTATTTACGGAATTTATATGGAGGACATATTTATATTTTCGCAGGTCGTCCCACTTCAACTCCTGTAAACTTATCGTTTACCAATGTTGTGAAGTCGCCTGATTTTGTATTGGGCATAACAGATAAAAACGAGTGGCAAACACAAATACGTGCTTCCTGTGTACCATGGCTCGAATTAAGAAGTTCGAATATGATCTTTGTGGTACCACGACAATATTGCATTGATCGTCCGTTTGCCGATATACAAAAAGCAATGGAAGATTGGGACGATATTATAAATCTTGATTATTACCAATGGGAAGGATTAAGTGCAAACCCTGCAGAAACGATTGATAAAGCACCGCTTCTCCCATGGAGAGTTGTGCTGGACATTAAACCTGTTGTTGGTTATGGTCACTCTGGTTTTCCAATTGTTGTACAAAATGATTTCAGTTGGTTCGATGGTATAGGCAATGTAAGTGCTATTAATGGCGGTGGTAACTGGGGTGTTTTTCATGAAGTGGGTCACAATAACCAGCAGGGAACTTACTGGAGCTGGAATACATTAGGCGAAACAACCTGTAACTTCTTTGCATTTAAAGTGGCAAACCGTTTAAGTGCAATCACACCATCTGCATGGCCACCAAAACATCCGGCACTCGCTACTGCTGTACCTGCTGCAATTACATGGGCTTCTTCTGCTGTTGGTACAAGAAATTTTGATGGAACAGATGCAGCTATAAATGATCCGTTTGCACGTTTAACACCATTCATCCAGATCATGAGTAAGATTCCTGCAAACTGGGGTTATCCAGGCCAACCTGATGGATGGAGTTTTGTAACAGAACTTTATAAAAAAGCAAGACGTTCAAACAGGATATCATTAACCGATCAGAACAAACGTGATTTTGTGTATGAAACATTGTGTGAATTTACACGCAGAGATATGCGTGCTTTCTTTAAAGCATGGGGTATCACTGTCAGCACCATTTCATTAAACAAGATGGCCGATGTTTATCCGGTATCGTTTCAGGAAATATGGAAGTATAATCCGTTAACCAAATCGGGTGGAGATGGAGAAGCAACAGAAAGGAGAACTATCTGGACTGCAACTGCAAGTTCATGGTCAACAAGTGAGGGTTCAAACGGAACGATTAATAATGCATTTGATGGTTCGTTCACAACTTACTGGCATAGCAACTATGGTACTGGTACAGGACCAACATCACCAACGCACACAATTACCGTGGATATGGGTGTAAAAACAATAGTCAAAGGTTTTTCGGCAGCATTAAGGCAAAGCGGAACAGGGACAGCTACCCGTGTTAAAAATATCAGGGTACAGATAAGTGATGATAATGTGAATTGGACCAATGTAACTTTTGTTGCCGGTGCAAGCACTATTCCAGGTGCGTTTACATTAGTAAACCAGCAAGGCTTGCAAAGTTTTAATCTGACAGCTAATGTTACAACCCGATACTTTAGATATGTTATTACTGCAGCTGCCGATAACGATCCCTCAGGTAATAATTCAGCCTTATCAGAAATCAATATCGTAAGACCTTAAATTTTCTATCAGAAATAAACGACTAATATGAAATGAGCGGTAAAATTTTCGATGTAATATCTATCAGTACTGATGAAAATTTATTGCGAATAACATGTGGCTACAAAAAATAAAAAATTACACATGAAAAAGAACAAACTGCATATTGGATACTTAATTTATTCTGCAGGATTGATGATCATAATACTTGCATCGTGTAAACGTTATGTTGATCCACCACCTTATTTTGAGGAACCTGGCGATACCAGCAAACCTGCATCACGCAGAATTCTGTTTATTGGTATTGATGGCGCAGTGCCTGCTGAATATAAAAAAATGACGCTGCCCGCATTACAGGGTATGCTTGTAAAAAGTAAATATAGCTGGGATGCTGTTTCAGATGAATTGAGTACCGACGCTGCGTCATGGAAAACATTGATGACCGGTGTCTCTTATTCAAGACACAAAATAAAAGACAGCACATTTATTTACACTCAGGGTATTAACGATCCGCAACATGGAGCAATCCCTAATTTTCCATCTGTATTTTCTTACATACTTTCTTCGCCAAGAAATGATATGCGCACAGTTTTCATATCACCCTGGCCAGCTATGGTAGAAAAACTGGTGCCCGAAGTGCAGGATCCTGTTATTGCATTAAATGATTTAGCTGTAAAAGATTCAGCAATAAAAAGAATTAAAAACGGCAACCCGGATTTTATGGTTGTGCATTTTAACTCGGTTGCCATTGCAGGAAAAGCGGGTGGTTTTAATGAAGGTAACAATGATTATAAAAATGCTGCAGTACAGGTTGATGGTTATATTAATGAAATGATGATGGCATTGAAAGCCCGTCCGGGTTATAATAAAAATGAAGAATGGCTGGTTGTAGTTACGAGTACACATGGTGGTGTTGGTAATAACTATGGCGGTTTTTCTCCTCAGGAAACAACTGTGTTTTCAGTTTACTACAACGAAGCGTTTAAACAAACCGAGTTTACAAAACAGGGTTCTTTCGTTAATGTGCAACTTAAAGGAGGACAGGGAGGAGTAAGAGCTGTAATGAGTGATGCATCTGCATACAATCCGGGAACAGGCCCAATGACAATCGAAATGAAAATAAAAGGTAGTCGCAGTGGCGGGTTCCCTTTATTTGTTTCAAAGAAAGGTCCTGCATCGGGTAACATACTTGATTCAGGCGATCCCGGTTTTGCTTATTTCTCTGGCGGTAACAATAACTGGAACTTACAATTACGAGGAGCAAGTGGGAATGTCCGTATTCAACCAGGTCTTCCACAATCTCCTGCTGTAGTTGATAACAGTTGGCATACGCTCACTTTGGTTTTTGTAGATAGCGCTTCTAAACGTTGGGTAAAGCGTTACAGAGATGCTGTAAAAATTGATGAAACAGATATTTCATCGTTTGGCACAATAGTATCGCCTCAGCCGTTGATCCTAGGTTGGAGTCAAGGTAATGCGGGTGACGCACTAACGTCTCATGTTGCATATAATGTGTCTGATATTAAAATATTTGATGTTGGACTTAGCTCAGCTGATGTTGCTGCAAACATTTGTGTTAAAGACATCACGCAACATACTAAATATGCAAACCTTACGGGTTACTGGCCATGCACTGATGGCTTAGGGGGCAGGTTTAAAAACTATGCACCGGGCGCAGTAAATAAAGATTTCATTTTGCAAAGCAGTTTTGAATGGAAGCCGGTGCCTGAGTTCCCATGCAGTTTTTCCAGCGTTGTAGATGCAGGAAAAACAAACCTGTTCTTAACTAACTCAGGTTTTGCAACAACAGTTTTTTATTGGCTAAAATTGAATACGCAGGCAGCGTGGGGTTTAGAAGGAAGTAAATGGCTTGAACCCTATGAGCAGGAGTTTGTAAAATTATAAGTGTCCAAAAGAGTAACAACAAAGCCTTTCTTATGAAAGGCTTTGTTGTTACGTAAACGTTGTTAAACAAAAAAGGAGCAATAAATTTCATTGCTCCTTTTTTTATAAATTCAAAAATCATTTATGGTTCAACTGAATCATTCAAGTCTGCATCCACAAGAATGCGACCACAGTTTTCACACACTATGATCTTTTTGTGTTGTTTAATTTCGCTCTGACGTTGCGGAGGAATGGTATTGAAACAACCACCACAGCTTTCACGCTCAATAGGCACTACCGATAAACCATTGCGGTAACTGTTACGGATACGATCGAAGCTTGCGATCAAACGATCTTCAACAGCTTCTCTTGCACCATTCACCAAAGAACGTAATTGATCTTCTTCTTTTTGCGTATCAGCAACAATCTTATCTAATTCACCTTTCTTGTGTTCAAGGTTTTTTTCTTTTACTGCAATTGCCTTCTTTGCTTTTTCAAGCACTTCACTCTTTTCAATCAACTCTTCATTTGCGTCTCTGATATGCTTTTCAGAAAGTTTGATCTCAAGACCCTGCATCTCAATTTCTTTATTGATGGCTTCAAACTCACGGTTATTCTTTACGTTCTCACTTTGCTTTTCGTATTTAACAAGCAACGCCTGCGATTCAAGGATCGCATCTTTTTTACTCTGAATGAATTCCTGGATACCGTTGATCTCTTCTTCAATGCGGTTCTTACGTGCATTCAAACCTTCAATTTCATCTTCAAGGTCTTTTACTTCCATCGGTAATTCACCTTTCAGGATCTGGATCTCATCCAGTTTGCTTTCGATCTTTTGCACACGAATGAGTGCCTTCAGTTTTTCTTCTACAGAATACTCTTTTGTAGTAGCCATATTTGTGTTTGAAGTTTTTTGTTTTTGGTACCGGCGGTAAGGCCTTGCTCATCACTTGTTGTGTCACTCTCTTGTACGTTTGTATTTCTAATCATCTGAAATACTCGACAGGATTCGTTTTCACAGCAGTTTTGAGGACGGCAAAGGTAGGGAATTTCCCGCTCAAATGATCGGCCAGTAAATCGATTGTAAACTGTTCACTTTCCCAATGCCCGATGTCGGCCAGCAACAGCCTGCTTTCGGCATCAAAAAACTCGTGGTATTTCACATCACCGGTTGCAAAAGCATGTGCCCCGGCAGCAAGTGCTGTTTTGGTTAAAAAGCTACCGGCACCGCCACAAAGCGCCACTTTATGAATGGCATGGGCAGGAGGAACAGTATGCCGGATTACACTAAGTTGAAATTGATCCTTAAGTAGTTGGAGGAAATCGGTTGGCGTCATACTGTTGGGTAATTCACCGATCAGACCACTACCGACTGCATTCCATTCATTTGACAGCTGGATAATATCGTAAGCAGGTTCTTCATAAGGATGATGTTTCAGCATAGCTGCAACAATATTCTTCTCCAGCCAGGCAGGAAAAATCGCTTCGATCTTCAATTCTTCTTCCTCATGTCGTATTCCCGGTTCGCCAACAAAAGGAGTTGTTCCCGGCGCACCTTTAAACGTTCCCTTACCCGGGGCATTAAAACTGCATTCGCTGTAGTCGCCAATATGTCCGCCGCCTGCTTCAAAAATGGCTGTGCGAACGATCTCGGCATGCGAAACCGGTACAAAGCTGAACAGTTTGCGAAGCAGAGCTGTTTTTGGCTGGAGTATTTTACAATTAACCAAACCAAGACGCTCAGCCATCTTTGCATTTACTCCTGCAATAACATGATCAAGATTGGTATGAATAGCATAAACGGCAATATCATATTTAATGGAAGCTATCACGGCACGCTCTACATACGTTTTACCGTTGATCTTTTTTAATCCGCTGAAAACAATGGGGTGGTGAGCCACAACCATGTTAAGCCCTTTCTCTTTTGCTTCGAGAATCACTTCTTCAGTTGCATCAAGGCTCACCAATATCCCCGTGCATTCCCAGGCAGGTGAACCGGTAAGAAGTCCTGAATTGTCATAACCTTCCTGTAAGGAGGGTGGGGCAACTGTTTCCAGAAAACGAACGATATCTCCAATTTGCATGTCGTAAAAATAAGATAATTCAGAATGAAACGTTGAAAGAGGAAGTTAAGCGGTTGAAAACCCGATGGTTGGGTTTTGCGTACTTATACTGTTGGCAAATCAGCAAAACAAGTTGTATTTTTAAACCCCGTTAACTTGAAATCTATGAAGCAGTTATTGATTCTTTCCTTCAGTTTATTACTGCTTTCCGGCTGTAAAAAAGCCATAAAGCGTACCCAGGAACAAATTGCCGAAACATTAATTGTAAAAGCAATGACCGATGGTCGTTGGGCGGTATCTGTATACACAGATGGTACCACCGATTACAAGCCTGAGTTTGATGGTTACGAGTTTCAGTTTAAAACAGATCGTAAAGTTGATGCAATTAAAAATGCAATTACTGAATCGACCGGCACATGGAATGAAGATCGGGTGAATATTGCCATCATGGCCGATTACCCTGACAATGCAGCCTCCACTTTACAACGTTTAGATGGTGTTTGGAAGATGAGGGACAGTAATTGGACGTGGGTAAAAGCTGAGCAAGTTATCAATGGTAAACTTGTAAAGCTTGAATTGACCAAAAAATAAAATCATTGCAATAAAATAATAGAAAAGCGCTTTCAGTTGAGAGCGCTTTTTTGTTTGACAGATAGTTTTGTGCAGATCGTCATCACTTCATCTGCTTCTGTATCATCTCTGTAAACACCAATGCAGCTTTTTTTCGATAGCTATCCTTCGGCCACGTAATAGAGGCCTGGCTAATGATGTTTAATCCTTTAATAGGAATGGTTTTTAAAGTCTGTCTTCCTTTAGCTGCAGCAACCGTCATGATGGTGCAAAAATTCCCTGTTTCAACCAATTGAAGCAGTGTATTAATATCATTCAACTCCATTTTAATATTTGGCTCCACCTTGTTTTTCGCCAGCTCTTCATTTAAAAAATGTCTTGTATGAAATCCTTTTGCAGGCAGCACCAACGGAATATCTTTTAAATCTTTTATTGATACTATTTTTTTATCAGCAATCGGGTTCGATGGATGCACGACCAATGTTAGCGGCGATTCATACAACCGCTGTGAAATAAACATATCGTTATCCTGCAATTCCAGAAA
The DNA window shown above is from Lacibacter sp. H375 and carries:
- a CDS encoding DUF5008 domain-containing protein; translation: MTRKNRQIFLGAMSCFLVAVLLGSCSKQKVEPVDIYPDPPAVLVKFLEGGPYPAIGSEGSVVKFNVTGLKGKEGQFKFFVHLTEAEIISVEENAITVKVPLGASTGAANVLINGQYYFGPTFTIKGKLSIDASFNTDAYVSNGEINGIFLRSDNTSYFLYGRFSNYQNSATAANPITGMAIVDLNCAYKAVADQMKVGKTGVSGSLTSVIQQPGGQYLLAGSFGSYDTTNGINNITRLTSAGVLETQIVDIINPDPVNFPNDGKATVPSLNGGTSGSITKMFFNSSNGDITVVGNFSSHVSTFYERSTKTGPFVDIVKVRQLIRMKSTGEFDSSFNFNYATKEGYEGGNGFIYDAVQLNDGKIIIVGNFTTYNGTATNYITRINPTNGLVDATFNPGGVGADGPINKVRYNATTNKLLLVGDFKKYNGQDANGVVMINADGSADTNFRFGKATGGIPTFAAQLNNGKIIVAGSFSHYNYNYITTPDKSIVRPGFMVLESNGALALGYNNTGLFRGTINDLVQIVINGTPGVILVGDFDRFDGKTVADIVKLRMEN
- a CDS encoding DUF4983 domain-containing protein; translation: MIRLKYLNALFLVAAAGFIAASCNKSFPNPLEANAGGGNSTTVINPKTLVIVVDGAVGVQVQVANPPVLNSLVDYSIFSWDALSDYDNVDVTNTLGWSNLLTGVKVNKHNVTGSDFSGNRFADYPSLFTRLKQQRTGMRTAAFFSSNSIAAELAVDATKKESFNEDDAAVKEAVKSELTTQNPDLVLAQFHDVDKAGASSSYTAGSTTYKDAILRTDAYIGEILTTLRSRPSFKSENWMVIITSNKGSNTVYNPSGSWSAFEDTRHNTFFFCFNPRFNSKALNKPGALIPYTGTAPLYNFASASNTRAKVTGGGTLYDLGTGAEMTVQCKVKFPTNSVNYPAFLSKRASFTAGVVGWLLFREGNYWQINFSQTGFGNRQVRGFAVADNQWHTLTVVVRKEGTARKVYTYTDGVPYPSAASPASIDITDMGNLNSPQPLTIGNLTGDNNTGIPGYLITDIRYYNVALPAAYIANTYCTTSIEPSTQYYNNLVGFWPGFPVVNENGVFKLRDLSSFGRDFTLESYSPGSFNDLTTNVCPPVSEPVYKTVPNSVDVAVQIYAWFGITVPASWGLDGKNWIPTYSDVSGG
- a CDS encoding M60 family metallopeptidase; this encodes MNSVILVKRLSVCLLFLSIATTACRKKYAYNFEDGTPGNGANAGSITIDTSIKNVDASKYAQARVFPGLVCASEPRTKVDLTMNLNYNNVQDELRISVPPSPQFSTGLYAAPGELVIIDVPQNEYSLSVQIGAWTDNLSVIQNAPRDPVIFTRSQLNPGRNYLRNLYGGHIYIFAGRPTSTPVNLSFTNVVKSPDFVLGITDKNEWQTQIRASCVPWLELRSSNMIFVVPRQYCIDRPFADIQKAMEDWDDIINLDYYQWEGLSANPAETIDKAPLLPWRVVLDIKPVVGYGHSGFPIVVQNDFSWFDGIGNVSAINGGGNWGVFHEVGHNNQQGTYWSWNTLGETTCNFFAFKVANRLSAITPSAWPPKHPALATAVPAAITWASSAVGTRNFDGTDAAINDPFARLTPFIQIMSKIPANWGYPGQPDGWSFVTELYKKARRSNRISLTDQNKRDFVYETLCEFTRRDMRAFFKAWGITVSTISLNKMADVYPVSFQEIWKYNPLTKSGGDGEATERRTIWTATASSWSTSEGSNGTINNAFDGSFTTYWHSNYGTGTGPTSPTHTITVDMGVKTIVKGFSAALRQSGTGTATRVKNIRVQISDDNVNWTNVTFVAGASTIPGAFTLVNQQGLQSFNLTANVTTRYFRYVITAAADNDPSGNNSALSEINIVRP
- a CDS encoding alkaline phosphatase family protein, which produces MKKNKLHIGYLIYSAGLMIIILASCKRYVDPPPYFEEPGDTSKPASRRILFIGIDGAVPAEYKKMTLPALQGMLVKSKYSWDAVSDELSTDAASWKTLMTGVSYSRHKIKDSTFIYTQGINDPQHGAIPNFPSVFSYILSSPRNDMRTVFISPWPAMVEKLVPEVQDPVIALNDLAVKDSAIKRIKNGNPDFMVVHFNSVAIAGKAGGFNEGNNDYKNAAVQVDGYINEMMMALKARPGYNKNEEWLVVVTSTHGGVGNNYGGFSPQETTVFSVYYNEAFKQTEFTKQGSFVNVQLKGGQGGVRAVMSDASAYNPGTGPMTIEMKIKGSRSGGFPLFVSKKGPASGNILDSGDPGFAYFSGGNNNWNLQLRGASGNVRIQPGLPQSPAVVDNSWHTLTLVFVDSASKRWVKRYRDAVKIDETDISSFGTIVSPQPLILGWSQGNAGDALTSHVAYNVSDIKIFDVGLSSADVAANICVKDITQHTKYANLTGYWPCTDGLGGRFKNYAPGAVNKDFILQSSFEWKPVPEFPCSFSSVVDAGKTNLFLTNSGFATTVFYWLKLNTQAAWGLEGSKWLEPYEQEFVKL
- a CDS encoding zinc ribbon domain-containing protein; translated protein: MATTKEYSVEEKLKALIRVQKIESKLDEIQILKGELPMEVKDLEDEIEGLNARKNRIEEEINGIQEFIQSKKDAILESQALLVKYEKQSENVKNNREFEAINKEIEMQGLEIKLSEKHIRDANEELIEKSEVLEKAKKAIAVKEKNLEHKKGELDKIVADTQKEEDQLRSLVNGAREAVEDRLIASFDRIRNSYRNGLSVVPIERESCGGCFNTIPPQRQSEIKQHKKIIVCENCGRILVDADLNDSVEP
- a CDS encoding Nif3-like dinuclear metal center hexameric protein, translating into MQIGDIVRFLETVAPPSLQEGYDNSGLLTGSPAWECTGILVSLDATEEVILEAKEKGLNMVVAHHPIVFSGLKKINGKTYVERAVIASIKYDIAVYAIHTNLDHVIAGVNAKMAERLGLVNCKILQPKTALLRKLFSFVPVSHAEIVRTAIFEAGGGHIGDYSECSFNAPGKGTFKGAPGTTPFVGEPGIRHEEEELKIEAIFPAWLEKNIVAAMLKHHPYEEPAYDIIQLSNEWNAVGSGLIGELPNSMTPTDFLQLLKDQFQLSVIRHTVPPAHAIHKVALCGGAGSFLTKTALAAGAHAFATGDVKYHEFFDAESRLLLADIGHWESEQFTIDLLADHLSGKFPTFAVLKTAVKTNPVEYFR
- a CDS encoding LysR substrate-binding domain-containing protein gives rise to the protein MELRQLRYFIRSAELLNFTEAAHALYISQSTLSQQIKQLEDELGMPLFDRIGKRVRITEAGSLFLPYARQTIADSESGRFVINDLKGIKTGELRIGVTYGLSALLTPVLIQFSAQYPDVKIIIEFGTSEDLLDKLKSTRVDFLLSFLELQDNDMFISQRLYESPLTLVVHPSNPIADKKIVSIKDLKDIPLVLPAKGFHTRHFLNEELAKNKVEPNIKMELNDINTLLQLVETGNFCTIMTVAAAKGRQTLKTIPIKGLNIISQASITWPKDSYRKKAALVFTEMIQKQMK